From Megalobrama amblycephala isolate DHTTF-2021 linkage group LG24, ASM1881202v1, whole genome shotgun sequence, the proteins below share one genomic window:
- the LOC125259863 gene encoding protein FAM13A-like codes for MGVLGVLSVCLETQRAVFGVPLIGLRRSGQMRQGLPLALVHIVEFVEKHGLRESGLFRVGGKVKRCHELRKSFDQGGVPVFDSEDIPTLASLLKLFLRELPGGLIPEPHRTQLLNVFRDSKEEEMNQALRTILNSLPEEHFNVLCYLLFFLSRVAAESDLNLMTSKNLSIVFGPTIFHVPLSPTMVEEQGLCNALTEHLLNNLKHLLPNMYPHVSTSNTAEAGDCHCTDEECVQQLPLTEIRSESPKIGRLGRLRKRLRSFGRKLCPCFGSNKIENGEVSA; via the exons ATGGGAGTGTTGGGAGTTTTATCAGTGTGT CTGGAAACACAGAGAGCTGTGTTTGGTGTCCCCCTGATCGGCCTGAGGAGGAGTGGACAGATGAGGCAGGGTCTTCCTCTAGCGCTCGTGCACATAGTGGAGTTTGTGGAGAAGCATG gTCTCAGAGAGAGTGGCCTGTTCAGGGTTGGCGGGAAAGTGAAACGCTGCCATGAACTGAGGAAAAGTTTTGATCAAGGAGGCGTTCCGGTGTTTGACAGTGAGGATATTCCTACTCTTGCCTCATTACTGAAACTTTTCCTCAGGGAATTACCTGGTGGACTTATTCCAGAGCCACACAGGACACAACTGCTGAATGTGTTCAGGG ATTCAAAAGAGGAAGAAATGAATCAGGCTTTGAGGACAATCCTGAACAGTCTTCCTGAGGAACATTTTAACGTCCTCTGCTACCTGTTGTTCTTCCTGTCCCGTGTGGCTGCCGAGAGTGATCTAAATCTTATGACATCCAAGAACTTGTCAATAGTTTTTGGACCCACCATCTTTCA CGTACCTCTCAGCCCCACCATGGTTGAGGAACAGGGGCTGTGTAATGCTTTGACAGAGCACCTGCTGAACAACCTGAAACATTTGCTGCCAAACATGTACCCTCATGTGTCCACCAGCAACACAGCA gAGGCAGGGGACTGTCACTGCACTGATGAAGAGTGTGTCCAACAGCTGCCACTCACAGAAATCAG ATCAGAGTCACCTAAAATTGGACGACTTGGGCGATTGAGAAAAAGATTAAGAAGTTTTGGAAGAAAGCTTTGCCCATGCTTTGGCAG TAACAAAATAGAGAATGGAGAGGTCTCTGCATGA